Part of the Paracoccus sp. S3-43 genome, CACGGTCACGTCCGCGATCAGATAGGCAGTCATCGGATTCTCCCCCTGGTTCATCTGCTGGGGACACAGTGCCTGCGGGCTGGCCATCAGGCAAGCGCGGGTGTCGGATGCGCGCGAAATCGCATTGTCCTTCACCTCGGTTGACGATAGCGTGACCGACGGCGACACACGGGCCTTACGCGAACGGGCACACGCCAGCATCGGTAAACCTTTCGGACGGACGGACAGCATGGCGACGCTGAGACAAATCCTTGTTCTTTCCTGCCTGGTCGCGGCGGCTGCTCCGCAGGGCCTTCTGGCCCAGGCGCCCGGCGGCGACATGCCGCCCCCCGCCGTCACCGTGGTGACCTTGCAGGCCCAGGACGTGACGCTGACCGCCAGCCTGCCGGGCCGCGTCGTCGCCTCGGCCGAGGCGGAACTGCGCCCCCAGGTCGGCGGCCTGATCGTCGAACGCCTGTTCGAGGAAGGCAGCCCCGTCGCCCAGGGCGATCCCCTGTATCGCATCGACCCGCGCAGCTATCAGGCGGCGCAGGCCCAGGCGCAGGCGGCCCTGGCCCAGGCGCAGGCGCAGGCCGATGCCGCCCGGCGCGAGGCCGAGCGGATCGTGGCCCTGCGCGACCGGCGTGTCGCCAGCGAACAGACCCAGGACAGCGCCGTCGCCGCCCGCGACGCGGCCGAAGCCGCCGTCAAGGCGGCCGAGGCGCAGTTGCTGGCGGCCCAGATCGACCTGGACCGCACCACCATCACCGCGCCCCTGGACGGGGTGATCGGCCTGGCCCAGGCCAGCCCCGGCGCCCTGGTCACGGCGGGGCAAGCCAACCCGCTGGCCGTGATCCGCCGCATCGACCCGGTGCGCGTGGACGTGACGCAATCGGCGGCGGAAATCATCCGCTGGCAGCGCATGGGACCGGACGCCGCGCTGCCCGAAGGCGCCGACCGCACCGTGACGCTGCGCCTGGCCGACGGCAGCACCTATGAACATACCGGATCCATGACCGCGGCCGAGCCGCATGTGGACGAAACCACCGGCGTGATCATGCTGCGGATGGAATTCGCCAATCCCGACGGTTTCCTGCTGCCCGGCATGTTCGTGCTGGCCGACATCCCGCAGGCGCAGCTGAAGGACGCCGTTCTGGCCCCGCAGGAAGGCGTTAGCCGCGACCGGCGTGGCCGTCCCGTCGCGATGGTCGTGAACGATCAGAACCTGGTCGAGGAACGCGCCCTGGAAATCGCACAGGACCACGGCAATCAATGGGTCGTGACCAAGGGCCTTGCGGCGGGCGACCGCATCATCGTGGCGGGCGTGCAGCGCATCGCGCCGGGCGCGCCGGTCACGCCGCAGGAACGCGGCAGCGAGGATGCCGCCGCTGCGACTGCCCCCGGAGAGACGGCCCCCGGAGAGACGGCCCCCGAACCGGCGAATCCCGAACAGGCCGCTCCGGAGCCTGAACCGGAGAATCCCGACCAGGCGACCCAGGCCGAAGCCGCGTCCGCCAACTGACGTTCCAGCCAGCGAAGGCGTGACAGACCATGGCCCGTTTCTTCATCGACCGTCCGGTATTCGCCTGGGTGATCTCGATCATCATCATGGGCATCGGCATCCTGTCGATCCTGACCCTGCCGGTGGCGCAGTATCCGCAGATCGCGCCGCCCTCCGTCACGATCCGGGCAACCTATCCGGGCGCCTCGGCGGAAACCATCTCGAACACCGTGACGCAGGTGATCGAACAGCAGATGACCGGGCTGGACGGGCTGCGCTATATCTCGTCCAACTCGACCTCGGCCGGATCGTCGTCCACCACCCTGACATTCGAGACGGGGACCGACGTGGACATCGCCCAGGTCCAGGTCCAGAACAAGCTGTCCCAGGCCACGCCGCTGCTGCCCGAACCCGTGCAGCGCCAGGGCGTGGTGGTCGAGAAATCGACCGCGGGCTTCCTGATGGTCATCGGCCTGATCGGCGACGACAACTATGACCAGACCGACCTGTCGGACTATATGTTCTCGAACCTGGTGGACGATCTGTCGCGGGTCGAGGGCGTGGGCAGCGTCCAGGTCTTCGGCGCGCCCTATGCGATGCGCATCTGGCTGGAT contains:
- a CDS encoding efflux RND transporter periplasmic adaptor subunit, with the protein product MPPPAVTVVTLQAQDVTLTASLPGRVVASAEAELRPQVGGLIVERLFEEGSPVAQGDPLYRIDPRSYQAAQAQAQAALAQAQAQADAARREAERIVALRDRRVASEQTQDSAVAARDAAEAAVKAAEAQLLAAQIDLDRTTITAPLDGVIGLAQASPGALVTAGQANPLAVIRRIDPVRVDVTQSAAEIIRWQRMGPDAALPEGADRTVTLRLADGSTYEHTGSMTAAEPHVDETTGVIMLRMEFANPDGFLLPGMFVLADIPQAQLKDAVLAPQEGVSRDRRGRPVAMVVNDQNLVEERALEIAQDHGNQWVVTKGLAAGDRIIVAGVQRIAPGAPVTPQERGSEDAAAATAPGETAPGETAPEPANPEQAAPEPEPENPDQATQAEAASAN